CATCAACCAAGAGCAAAGGTATGTAATTACCCTCATGCTACAGCAAGGCAAGCTACAAAAAGAAATAGCCCTGTTTATCAACCGAAGCCCTTCCGTGATATCCCGGGAGATTCGCAGGAACAGGGATGCCAAAACGGGCATTTACGAGAGCAACG
The sequence above is a segment of the Williamwhitmania taraxaci genome. Coding sequences within it:
- a CDS encoding helix-turn-helix domain-containing protein, yielding MAHINQEQRYVITLMLQQGKLQKEIALFINRSPSVISREIRRNRDAKTGIYESN